One part of the Lotus japonicus ecotype B-129 chromosome 2, LjGifu_v1.2 genome encodes these proteins:
- the LOC130740675 gene encoding thioredoxin H1-like, which translates to MAGSSSEEGQVFSVHSVDAWTDHLNKGNESKKLIVVDFTASWCGPCRFIAPYLGELAKKYTNVIFLKVDVDELKSVAQDWAVEAMPTFMFVKEGSIVDKVVGAKKEELQQKIEKHVATASA; encoded by the exons ATGGCAGGATCATCATCAGAAGAGGGACAAGTCTTCAGCGTCCACAGCGTTGATGCATGGACTGACCACCTCAACAAGGGGAATGAATCCAAGAAACTG ATTGTTGTGGATTTTACTGCTTCTTGGTGTGGACCATGCCGTTTCATTGCGCCATACCTGGGTGAGCTGGCTAAGAAGTATACAAATGTCATATTTCTGAAGGTGGATGTGGATGAATTGAAG TCTGTTGCTCAAGATTGGGCTGTGGAGGCTATGCCCACTTTTATGTTTGTGAAAGAGGGATCGATTGTGGACAAAGTGGTGGGAGCAAAGAAGGAAGAGCTGCAgcagaaaatagagaaacatgTGGCTACAGCTAGTGCTTAA
- the LOC130740676 gene encoding protein RTE1-HOMOLOG: MEPELDPEQVEMMEGGFSRTMQIDPRRARFPCSVVWSPLPVISWFIPFIGHIGICREDGVILDFAGPNFVCVDNFAFGAATRYLQITKEKCCIPLGQSTCKDEALCTYMPDETGGELKTWDDALRKSTQEFQHRSYNLFTCNCHSFVANNLNRMGFLSRGWNVVNLAIFILFNGRWVSTASMLRTVLPFVVVFFLGVTLGGFTFLKFWALFASVLIGWFLLGTYCFKGLIQL, translated from the exons ATGGAACCTGAGTTGGATCCCGAGCAGGTGGAGATGATGGAAGGAGGCTTTTCACGAACTATGCAGATTGATCCTAGACGGGCTCGGTTTCCGTGCTCCGTTGTGTGGTCACCGCTTCCTGTGATCTCGTGGTTCATTCCTTTCATTGGTCACATTGGCATTTGCAGAGAGGATGGTGTCATATTGGACTTTGCAGGGCCTAATTTTGTCTGTGTTGACAATTTTGCTTTCGGAGCCGCCACTCGCTATTTGCAAATTACCAAAGAAAAG TGTTGCATCCCTCTAGGCCAGTCTACATGCAAAGATGAGGCACTCTGCACCTACATGCCGGATGAAACTGGAGGAGAATTGAAGACCTGGGATGATGCGTTACGGAAGAGCACTCAAGAATTCCAACACCGGTCTTATAATCTCTTTACGTGCAACTGCCACTCATTTGTTGCCAACAATTTAAACAGGATGGGATTCCTGTCTCGCGGATGGAATGTGGTGAACCTAGCcattttcattttattcaatGGACGTTGGGTCAGCACAGCATCTATGCTACGAACTGTCTTGCCATTTGTGGTTGTATTTTTTCTTGGAGTCACATTGGGGGGCTTCACATTCCTGAAATTTTGGGCCTTGTTCGCTTCGGTTCTTATTGGTTGGTTCCTTCTTGGCACTTACTGTTTCAAAGGCCTGATTCAGTTGTAG
- the LOC130740678 gene encoding MACPF domain-containing protein At4g24290-like: MQPGVSRLQAAQKAINSIGLGFDITQDINFDSCKWESRLIFVNEEQCHDLEIPGGVSIPNVPNSIKCVRGESIRIQSDVLTSVQMLEHFNQEMGLGGKIASGHFCASFGLPIRYLQDLASMSFAYDGWFVKCYAIELERYHWELLDHVKEAVPSSWDPEAIARFIKRFGTHVIVGVSMGGKDVLYVRQEEHASYLDPTSIKKFMNDTASMEFKDCIDNHCLASEDLSNKKENHFVIHSRRGGSSQKMNHSEWLDTIDSEPDVISVLLLPLGHLFKNIKGGGFVNHALNLYSRYKPPIEALQHFLEFQLPRQWAPVLSETSLGSRRKHQMNIWLRFSILGPKLYINTIPVDVGNRPVTGLRLLLEGTRSNRLAICLQHLASRPMSLPLSDNANAYLSCDSHSCTSHKKVKWNCFSHVCTAPVESDDSVSIVTGAQLQVENNCLLLRLRFSKVIGGTLQRLPEWDQSSNLGQLRNIIFASSVHEKEKKYTPKGGEVTIGSAAYPTGPPSRVQTPSLLRFVDTAEIIRGPEHTPGYWVVSGARFSVQNGKIYLSVKYSLLNFVVQCETAVL; encoded by the exons ATGCAACCAGGAGTTTCGCGTTTGCAAGCAGCtcagaaagcaataaactcaATTGGGTTGGGTTTTGACATAACACAAGACATCAACTTTGATAGTTGCAAGTGGGAATCGCGTTTGATCTTCGTCAATGAAGAACAGTGTCATGATCTTGAGATTCCTGGAGGAGTATCAATTCCAAATGTACCAAACTCCATCAAATGTGTCAGAGGGGAATCCATTAGAATCCAATCAGACGTTCTCACCTCAGTGCAG ATGTTGGAGCACTTCAACCAGGAAATGGGCCTGGGGGGCAAAATTGCATCGGGTCATTTTTGTGCTTCATTTGGGTTGCCTATTCGATATCTACAAGATTTGGCCTCCATGTCTTTTGCTTATGATGGCTGGTTCGTCAAATGCTATGCCATTGAATTAGAAAGGTATCATTGGGAACTCCTTGATCATGTCAAAGAAGCAGTGCCATCATCATGGGACCCTGAGGCCATTGCAAG GTTTATAAAACGTTTTGGAACTCATGTCATAGTCGGGGTGAGCATGGGAGGAAAGGATGTGTTATACGTCAGACAAGAAGAACATGCATCATATCTCGACCCAACTAGTATTAAAAAATTCATGAATGATACAGCTAGCATggagttcaaggattgtatcgatAATCATTGCCTGGCTTCTGAAGACTTAAGTAACAAGAAAGAG AATCATTTTGTGATACATAGTAGGAGGGGTGGAAGCAGTCAAAAGATGAATCATAGTGAATGGCTGGACACTATCGACTCAGAACCTGACGTCATATCAGTGCTTCTTCTCCCTCTGGGGCACCTATTTAAAAATATCAAAGGAGGCGGATTTGTGAACCATGCTTTAAATCTCTATAGCCGTT ACAAACCTCCAATTGAAGCCCTCCAACACTTTTTGGAGTTTCAACTACCAAGACAATGGGCCCCTGTACTTAGTGAGA CAAGTTTAGGTTCTCGTCGGAAGCATCAAATGAACATCTGGTTACGATTTAGTATCTTGGGTCCTAAGCTTTACATAAACACAATTCCA GTGGATGTAGGTAACAGACCAGTAACTGGTTTGAGATTACTATTAGAAGGAACAAGAAGTAACCGGTTGGCCATTTGCCTGCAGCATCTGGCTTCTCGACCCATGTCCTTACCATTGTCTGACAATGCAAATGCTTATTTGTCTTGTGACTCACATAGCTGCACCTCGCATAAGAAAGTTAAATGGAATTGCTTTTCACATGTTTGTACTGCTCCTGTTGAGTCAGATGATAGTGTTTCCATCGTGACAGGAGCTCAGTTACAAGTTGAAAACAATTGTCTCCTTTTAAGGCTGCGCTTCTCCAAAGTTATTGGTGGCACCCTTCAGAGGCTACCTGAGTGGGATCAATCCTCTAATCTTGGCCAGTTGAGAAACATCATATTTGCATCTAGTGTTCacgaaaaagaaaagaagtatACTCCAAAGGGCGGTGAAGTTACCATTGGCTCTGCTGCATATCCTACTGGCCCCCCTTCACGGGTGCAGACACCTTCTCTTCTAAGGTTTGTGGACACAGCAGAAATTATCAGAGGACCAGAACATACTCCAGGATATTGGGTTGTGTCAGGAGCAAGGTTTTCTGTCCAGAATGGGAAGATATATCTATCTGTCAAGTATTCACTATTGAACTTTGTTGTGCAATGTGAAACTGCAGTGCTTTAA
- the LOC130740677 gene encoding putative disease resistance protein At1g50180, protein MAEVAVSTVVTKLSQLLLEQATAAVSPLAGVRSQVESLKNELGWMQCFLRDAEAKQEGNERVRMWVSEIRELAFETEQVIETFMYRATMQTNTNRVLKPLHLYKVGRRIDKILSKIKEISDRRENYGVVMSGDSRGGGSGGGSGSGISSSERLRHWRQPSPYSEEECVIELEDDFDLVLNQLIALESTRHVVSIVGMGGLGKTTLAKRLYNHTGIANHFECKAWVYVSKEYRRRDVLQGILRDVDALGGRDEVLDRLPEEELVNKLRNVLAEKRYLVVLDDIWGMEVWDGLKSAFPRRKVGSRIMLTTRNWEVALHADARSDPHQLRALTRDEGFMLLCNKAFHGGANSIPLELENLAREIVVKCGGLPLAVVVVGGLLSRKLKSSGEWGGVLQNISRHLPDEEEKIRRILALSYSDLPPPLKSCFLYLALFPVGMNIHTKKLIRLWVAEGLLPQEGGETAEGVAQKYLNELIGRCMIQVGTVTSLGRVKTIRIHDLLRELSVSKGKEEYFLKIFLGDMAGSGSGSGSSTSQLTRSRRHSIHSCHDRYDFLKHIADHSRSLLFFNREYNADVVSKIWLPLNFRQEKKLDLIFGKFKLLRVLELDGVRVVSLPSTIGDLIQLRYLGLRKTNLEEELPPSIGNLQNLQTLDLRYCCFLKKIPNVIWKMVSLRHLLLYTPFDSPDSGHLRLDTLTNLQSLPYIEAGNWIEDGGLANMSSLRKLGIYGLSGNMVNSVLSTAQRLCDLRSLSLSLQSEEDEFPIFMQLSQCTHLQKLSLNGKIKKLPDPRDFPRNLLKLTLHNSHLQKESIAKLERLPNLKMLTLGEGAYNWPELSFNAEGFSQLRVLRLVLLKELEEWTVQEKAMRSLEYMVIDRCERLKKIPEGLKDITSLKKLKITGMPVDFEHRIRTTDLPKFRNTLAIESTTDILAID, encoded by the exons ATGGCAGAGGTTGCGGTGTCAACGGTGGTGACCAAACTGTCGCAACTGCTACTGGAGCAAGCAACCGCAGCAGTTTCACCGTTGGCCGGAGTGAGATCGCAAGTGGAGAGTCTGAAGAACGAACTGGGGTGGATGCAGTGCTTTCTGCGGGACGCAGAGGCCAAACAAGAAGGCAACGAGCGCGTTCGCATGTGGGTTTCCGAAATCAGAGAACTCGCTTTCGAAACCGAGCAAGTCATCGAAACCTTCATGTACAGAGCCACAATGCAAACCAACACGAACAGAGTGTTGAAACCCTTGCATCTCTACAAGGTTGGACGAAGAATCGACAAGATCCTTAGCAAAATCAAGGAGATTTCCGACAGGCGCGAGAATTACGGCGTTGTAATGAGCGGTGACAGCCGCGGAGGCGGAAGCGGAGGCGGAAGCGGAAGCGGAATCAGTAGTAGTGAAAGGTTGAGGCATTGGAGGCAACCTTCACCTTACTCTGAAGAAGAGTGTGTGATTGAGCTTGAAGATGATTTTGATTTGGTTCTTAACCAGTTGATTGCATTGGAGTCAACGCGGCATGTGGTTTCTATAGTTGGGATGGGTGGTTTGGGGAAGACTACATTGGCCAAGAGGCTTTACAATCATACCGGAATCGCGAACCATTTCGAGTGTAAAGCGTGGGTGTATGTTTCGAAAGAGTACAGGAGAAGGGATGTTCTGCAAGGGATTTTAAGGGATGTGGATGCTCTTGGCGGTAGGGATGAAGTACTGGATAGGTTGCCGGAGGAGGAGTTGGTGAACAAGTTGCGCAATGTGTTGGCGGAGAAAAGGTATTTGGTGGTGCTTGATGACATTTGGGGGATGGAGGTTTGGGATGGTCTTAAATCTGCTTTTCCTAGAAGGAAGGTGGGGAGTAGGATAATGCTCACAACTAGGAACTGGGAGGTTGCTTTACATGCTGATGCTAGAAGTGATCCTCATCAGTTGAGGGCATTGACAAGGGATGAGGGTTTCATGTTGTTGTGCAACAAAGCATTCCATGGTGGAGCAAATAGCATCCCACTAGAGCTGGAGAATCTTGCAAGGGAAATTGTGGTCAAATGTGGGGGTCTGCCTCTGGCtgtggtggtggttggtggTTTATTGTCTAGGAAACTCAAGTCAAGTGGGGAATGGGGAGGGGTGCTGCAAAACATCAGCAGGCACTTACCAGATGAAGAGGAGAAGATAAGAAGAATTTTGGCCTTGAGCTATAGTGATCTGCCTCCTCCCTTGAAATCATGCTTTCTCTATTTGGCTCTTTTCCCTGTGGGGATGAACATTCATACAAAAAAATTGATCAGGCTCTGGGTTGCGGAAGGTCTTTTACCACAAGAAGGTGGAGAAACTGCAGAAGGGGTTGCTCAGAAATACTTGAACGAGTTGATTGGCAGGTGCATGATTCAAGTAGGAACAGTGACCTCACTGGGAAGAGTTAAAACAATTCGCATCCATGATCTTCTTCGAGAGCTTTCTGTCTCTAAAGGAAAAGAGGAATATTTTCTCAAGATATTTCTAGGTGACATGGCAGGCTCAGGCTCAGGCTCAGGCTCATCAACATCTCAGCTAACTAGATCCCGACGACATTCCATACATTCCTGCCATGACCGGTATGACTTCTTAAAACACATTGCTGATCATTCACGTTCCCTGCTGTTCTTTAATAGAGAATATAATGCAGATGTAGTGAGCAAAATCTGGCTTCCCTTGAATTTTCGGCAAGAAAAGAAATTGGATTTAATCTTTGGGAAATTTAAACTGCTCAGGGTGTTAGAATTAGATGGTGTTCGGGTAGTTAGCCTGCCAAGCACAATAGGGGACCTGATTCAACTAAGGTATCTAGGATTGAGGAAGACTAATCTAGAAGAAGAACTTCCACCTTCCATTGGAAACTTGCAAAACCTGCAGACACTTGATTTGAGGTATTGTTGTTTTCTTAAGAAAATACCGAATGTAATCTGGAAGATGGTGAGCTTGAGACATTTGCTCCTTTATACTCCATTTGATTCTCCAGATAGTGGGCATCTACGTTTGGATACATTAACCAATCTACAAAGCCTGCCATACATCGAGGCTGGAAACTGGATTGAAGATGGTGGTTTAGCAAATATGAGCAGTCTTAGAAAGCTAGGGATATATGGATTATCAGGAAATATGGTGAATTCTGTTCTTTCTACTGCACAGAGATTGTGCGACCTTCGTTCACTTTCACTGTCCCTTCAATCTGAAGAGGATGAATTTCCAATCTTTATGCAGCTGTCTCAGTGCACTCATCTTCAGAAGCTCTCTTTGAATGGGAAGATCAAGAAGCTACCAGATCCACGTGACTTCCCACGAAACCTTTTAAAACTAACTCTACACAATTCCCACCTGCAAAAGGAGTCTATTGCCAAACTTGAGAGATTGCCAAATCTTAAAATGCTCACTTTGGGTGAAGGGGCATACAATTGGCCGGAATTGAGCTTCAATGCCGAAGGGTTTTCACAACTGCGTGTTTTGCGGCTTGTTCTTTTGAAAGAACTGGAGGAGTGGACAGTGCAGGAAAAGGCAATGCGAAGTCTCGAATACATGGTTATTGATCGCTGTGAGAGGCTTAAAAAGATTCCAGAAGGACTCAAGGATATCACTTCTCTGAAGAAGCTAAAAATTACAGGAATGCCGGTAGATTTTGAACATAGAATTCGAACTACAGATTTGCCTAAGTTCAGAAATACTCTAGCAATTGAATCCACAACAGACATATTGGCAATTG ATTAA
- the LOC130740679 gene encoding protein WALLS ARE THIN 1-like isoform X1: MVAERAKLHLALTFLQFCYAGNHIFVRIALDSGVSKLVFPVYRNITALLLLGPLAYFSEKKDRPSITRYCLVQFFLLGLVGITLKEGFYLLGLDNTSPTFAAAMQNSVPALTFLMAVVLRYESVHFNRMDGLAKVLGVLASVGGASIITLYKGPTIYTPNLALHQEQFLSVLRDVTAKNMNMGGIYLFGHCLCWSGWIVMQAFVLKNYSAPLTVSAFTCFFGIVQLITIAAFFEKDPKAWQLNFSEEIYSILYSACLYQGLVNSGLAAALQIWTIGKGGPVLASIYLPLQTLLVALMASIVFGEDFFLGGIIGAFLIITGLYLVVWGRSQETKSAKECMRVPIIESEKHPEEKSYTASLMQQLIPTQNV, translated from the exons ATGGTAGCTGAACGAGCTAAGCTGCACTTAGCTTTAACGTTTTTGCAATTTTGTTATGCAGGAAACCACATATTTGTGAGGATTGCACTTGATTCAGGCGTCAGCAAGCTTGTATTTCCTGTCTATAGAAACATCActgctcttcttcttctgggtcCCTTAGCTTATTTTTCAGAGAA GAAAGACAGGCCATCAATAACCAGATATTGTCTTGTCCAATTTTTCCTTCTAGGACTTGTTGG AATAACATTGAAAGAAGGGTTCTACCTTTTGGGTTTGGATAACACTTCACCTACCTTTGCTGCTGCTATGCAGAACTCTGTTCCAGCTCTGACCTTTCTCATGGCTGTAGTACTCAG ATATGAGAGTGTGCACTTCAATAGGATGGATGGTCTGGCTAAGGTTCTTGGAGTCCTTGCTTCTGTTGGAGGAGCTTCAATCATTACCCTTTACAAGGGACCTACAATTTATACGCCAAATTTAGCACTGCATCAGGAGCAATTCTTGTCTGTACTCAGGGATGTCACAGCAAAAAACATGAACATGGGTGGCATTTATCTTTTTGGTCACTGCTTATGTTGGTCTGGTTGGATTGTGATGCAAGCATTTGTTCTGAAAAATTACTCAGCTCCACTCACAGTTTCTGCGTTTACTTGCTTCTTTGGTATTGTGCAGTTAATAACAATTGCAGCCTTTTTCGAGAAGGATCCAAAAGCCTGGCAACTCAATTTTAGTGAAGAGATTTACAGCATTTTGTACTCG gcTTGTTTGTATCAGGGTCTGGTGAATTCAGGGCTGGCAGCAGCATTACAGATATGGACTATTGGCAAGGGAGGGCCAGTGCTTGCTTCAATTTATCTGCCCCTACAGACATTACTTGTTGCATTGATGGCATCCATTGTTTTTGGAGAAGATTTCTTCTTGGGAGG GATTATTGGAGCTTTCTTAATTATAACCGGCTTATACCTTGTTGTGTGGGGAAGAAGTCAAGAAACCAAGTCTGCCAAGGAGTGCATGAGAGTCCCCATTATTGAGTCAGAGAAACATCCGGAAGAAAAAAGTTACACTGCTTCTCTCATGCAACAATTGATTCCTACACAAAATGTTTAG
- the LOC130740679 gene encoding protein WALLS ARE THIN 1-like isoform X2 gives MVAERAKLHLALTFLQFCYAGNHIFVRIALDSGVSKLVFPVYRNITALLLLGPLAYFSEKKDRPSITRYCLVQFFLLGLVGITLKEGFYLLGLDNTSPTFAAAMQNSVPALTFLMAVVLRYESVHFNRMDGLAKVLGVLASVGGASIITLYKGPTIYTPNLALHQEQFLSVLRDVTAKNMNMGGIYLFGHCLCWSGWIVMQAFVLKNYSAPLTVSAFTCFFGIVQLITIAAFFEKDPKAWQLNFSEEIYSILYSGLVNSGLAAALQIWTIGKGGPVLASIYLPLQTLLVALMASIVFGEDFFLGGIIGAFLIITGLYLVVWGRSQETKSAKECMRVPIIESEKHPEEKSYTASLMQQLIPTQNV, from the exons ATGGTAGCTGAACGAGCTAAGCTGCACTTAGCTTTAACGTTTTTGCAATTTTGTTATGCAGGAAACCACATATTTGTGAGGATTGCACTTGATTCAGGCGTCAGCAAGCTTGTATTTCCTGTCTATAGAAACATCActgctcttcttcttctgggtcCCTTAGCTTATTTTTCAGAGAA GAAAGACAGGCCATCAATAACCAGATATTGTCTTGTCCAATTTTTCCTTCTAGGACTTGTTGG AATAACATTGAAAGAAGGGTTCTACCTTTTGGGTTTGGATAACACTTCACCTACCTTTGCTGCTGCTATGCAGAACTCTGTTCCAGCTCTGACCTTTCTCATGGCTGTAGTACTCAG ATATGAGAGTGTGCACTTCAATAGGATGGATGGTCTGGCTAAGGTTCTTGGAGTCCTTGCTTCTGTTGGAGGAGCTTCAATCATTACCCTTTACAAGGGACCTACAATTTATACGCCAAATTTAGCACTGCATCAGGAGCAATTCTTGTCTGTACTCAGGGATGTCACAGCAAAAAACATGAACATGGGTGGCATTTATCTTTTTGGTCACTGCTTATGTTGGTCTGGTTGGATTGTGATGCAAGCATTTGTTCTGAAAAATTACTCAGCTCCACTCACAGTTTCTGCGTTTACTTGCTTCTTTGGTATTGTGCAGTTAATAACAATTGCAGCCTTTTTCGAGAAGGATCCAAAAGCCTGGCAACTCAATTTTAGTGAAGAGATTTACAGCATTTTGTACTCG GGTCTGGTGAATTCAGGGCTGGCAGCAGCATTACAGATATGGACTATTGGCAAGGGAGGGCCAGTGCTTGCTTCAATTTATCTGCCCCTACAGACATTACTTGTTGCATTGATGGCATCCATTGTTTTTGGAGAAGATTTCTTCTTGGGAGG GATTATTGGAGCTTTCTTAATTATAACCGGCTTATACCTTGTTGTGTGGGGAAGAAGTCAAGAAACCAAGTCTGCCAAGGAGTGCATGAGAGTCCCCATTATTGAGTCAGAGAAACATCCGGAAGAAAAAAGTTACACTGCTTCTCTCATGCAACAATTGATTCCTACACAAAATGTTTAG